From one Trifolium pratense cultivar HEN17-A07 linkage group LG1, ARS_RC_1.1, whole genome shotgun sequence genomic stretch:
- the LOC123887538 gene encoding uncharacterized protein LOC123887538: MGDIDDVDINPRIPDDVMIPSSDNPIASIVTAIYSSITDNMKDPIFFTPKNSIVDLINEYMLSLIDDEEKVYLSYDSPENDNADPAHGLCNGTRLIVTKMRQFIIEGKIILGSNIGDVFIPRLSLTPSDVRIPFKFQRRQFPIIVSFAMTINKS; this comes from the exons ATGGGAGACATAGATGATGTTGACATTAATCCGCGTATTCCAGATGATGTTATGATACCAAGCTCGGATAATCCTATTGCCTCGATTGTTACTGCCATATATTCATCTATAACTGATAATATGAAAGatcctatattttttactccaaaaaattcaattgttgACTTGATTAATGAGTACATGCTGTCATTGATAGACGATGAAGAGAAAGTATATTTGAGTTACGATTCTCCAGAAAATGATAACGCTG atccAGCTCATGGGTTGTGCAATGGAACTCGGTTGATTGTTACAAAGATGAGACAATTTATTATAGAAGGAAAGATAATATTAGGAAGCAATATAGGCGACGTTTTTATTCCCAGATTATCCTTAACACCATCTGATGTCAGAATCCCTTTCAAATTTCAACGTCGGCAGTTTCCTATCATTGTTTCATTTGCCATGACTATTAACAAGAGTTAG